From Pyxicephalus adspersus chromosome 7, UCB_Pads_2.0, whole genome shotgun sequence, a single genomic window includes:
- the ZNF142 gene encoding zinc finger protein 142, with product MEMSGVDLQRSCDWTVKSCEQLLLPASAGDEFPMGDWAEDHAGEEGSQALHLSAEDNSQRTKVSLSGPGHVLFETSEVQSASPTDNSVGILAEDTLLSQDFPQLADSVLTELPSSTRSNAEMILTDQTLIRLDSDSYQGKKDGLSCPICQNLFKSPSELKEHFKGHTPVSQDFICWQRGCTFTAQDFKKFQSHLRREHKVTPVICSHRSCRMLFPSREAMAQHFRNHFPFHCVHCDFVSSNTKLFSQHQKSHCKGGQVVSDFDSQPTQVKDLTADTATDVQNQGSLRCDKEADVGFTMAMRHKKQGKVGEPDSQNSSKPQNKGESVIMKTTRTRSTPKDKSKAVTENGEEQQFKTHMCPECKRCFKKRTHLADHLRLHFPDPNLQCPNCRKFFTSRSKLKIHMLREAGEKAHCCPLCDYSSVERNALNRHMASIHEEVSNFYTDVYTCPLCQETFKLSQALKEHMKLHTTEQTLLFCFDPGCNQALSDRKEFLRHMKESHGIQAVECRYHACSMLFRSHEDMEEHRKKHYAFHCQECDFVCSNKHLFRKHKKRGHPGKEELVCRFCPFKSFNPVEYADHVGKMHANEKIHLCGECDFATAHKRVLIRHKLLHTGEKPHKCSQCDFKCRDFSYLSKHMLTHSTDKNYMCTECGYITKWKHYLNVHMRKHSGDFRYHCNQCSYRCHRADQLSSHKLRHQEKTLICEICGFGCKRKSELQKHMQIKHFQSSQVPLYQCQHCSYQTRYKQTLRNHENGKHTKHREFRCALCSFRTFSNTSLFFHKRKSHGYVPGDKEWLARYARKQQENNSNLLFPYKTEVSMTLKQPSPADQQAREHNCEALDSHGEENIGSQAAQCLQVEDLPEPSDDANMSVAEESLLAAITLEPVETCSIEMEDFPVRLELATTNELMDKEPAVETMVTCEDPLPERAEILCFSETLAVDDHMTCGQEFEEEADPQGEDQDKLENEACVPSVQYNTEPVLCEISDQCETLPDQMNDGLEIQPIDLSVEVQQSWADVMKGGVQVTIVCESSGLNETSLQVVEPPAVSLDESSDNNRPESILKALRKQDKEQAETLVLEGRVQMLVVQSKSQVYRCEKCSYITKKKACIVQHAKNGCRMRKSALMCQECGASFKQQRGLNTHILKKCPITLKKKRAGNRATTLSKTMSPCDNIHPADDNVNAVSSKEVISNTQAFCLPEICLEASDPVSTYQELGKERLKEKNPETEGNRNPLGIQRDQDNSTSVPEEGQKYRFEDGKFRCLFCSYSCSRECTINCHVKENCRMVKKISCALCLTVLRSETALKKHNCTKHNRNLVKKYGCESSREEEGLNTEEEPNESVDSNKISMKSTSTCKLSCSTCPFTCSQERAMRTHKKKGCLKPGELQCPLCSFRCMSTAALSRHRDLHQKYSQSKAQLQCKLCDFTCKQPRCLKQHVRIRHEGVKPHCCKYCDFSTTRRYRLEAHESLHTGVGRISCNSCSRTFGTNSKLRLHQRRVHEKKPTHFCNLCDYSGYSQNDIARHLCSCHTGELVFPCNVCQASFSSEVALKQHSLRKHQEKETYECLQCPFTCHSQATLRCHVQKQHLQLECTNCKETFSRRQDLEEHRKSHFSHHCLQCEFSAKDRQHLINHYAEVHECPTLPGAEVEEGPLRCPFCSFSCHHQLVYDHHVKGHGATRVYKCSDCDYSTKNKQKITWHSRIHTGEKPYKCHLCTYACGDPSRLKYHMRIHKDEKNYLCPECGYKCKWVNQLKYHMTKHTGLKPYQCEECNYCTNRADALRIHRETRHREVRSFICEQCGKAFKTRFLLKTHLKKHSEDKPYVCNVCQRGFRWPAGLRHHYLTHTNQQPFFCQHCSYRAKQKFQVVKHIQRHHPNHPDVEKGVGKEPYLFSIQGHDSVFQQPPDCQADTVS from the exons ATGGAAATGTCTGGAGTAGACCTTCAGAGATCATGTGACTGGACTGTGAAGTCATGTGAGCAATTACTGCTTCCTGCGTCAGCTGGGGATGAGTTCCCTATGGGGGATTGGGCTGAGGACCATGCTGGTGAGGAAGGATCTCAAGCCCTCCATCTTTCAGCAGAGGATAACTCTCAGAGGACCAAGGTCTCCCTGTCTGGCCCTGGACACGTTCTTTTTGAAACCTCGGAAGTGCAAAGCGCTTCACCAACTG ATAATTCTGTTGGCATCTTGGCTGAAGACACTCTGTTGTCTCAGGACTTCCCTCAGCTTGCAGACTCGGTTTTGACGGAACTTCCCAGCAGTACTCGGAGCAATGCAGAAATGATCTTAACAGACCAGACACTCATCAGACTTGACAGTGACTCTTATCAAGGCAAGAAGGATGGCCTTTCATGTCCCATTTGTCAGAATCTGTTCAAGTCACCTAGTGAACTAAAGGAACATTTTAAAGGTCACACTCCAGTATCCCAGGACTTCATATGCTGGCAGAGGGGCTGCACATTTACCGCCCAGGACTTTAAAAAGTTTCAGTCCCATCTGAGGAGGGAGCATAAAGTGACCCCAGTGATTTGTTCTCATCGCAGCTGCCGTATGCTTTTCCCAAGCCGAGAGGCGATGGCTCAGCACTTTCGTAACCATTTTCCTTTTCACTGTGTTCATTGTGACTTTGTCAGCTCCAACACAAAGCTGTTCTCCCAGCATCAGAAGAGTCATTGTAAAGGCGGACAGGTTGTATCAGACTTTGACTCACAGCCAACCCAAGTCAAAGATCTTACAGCTGATACAGCAACAGATGTGCAAAATCAAGGTTCTCTGCGATGTG aTAAAGAAGCGGATGTTGGTTTCACAATGGCAATGAGACACAAGAAGCAAGGAAAGGTGGGAGAGCCAGACTCCCAGAATAGCAGTAAGCCGCAAAATAAAGGTGAATCTGTCATCATGAAAACGACAAGAACACGAAGCACCCCTAAAGACAAAAGCAAAGCTGTCACAG AAAATGGTGAAGAGCAGCAGTTTAAGACTCACATGTGCCCTGAATGTAAGCGCTGCTTTAAGAAGAGGACTCACTTGGCTGATCACCTCCGCTTGCACTTCCCTGACCCAAACCTCCAGTGCCCAAACTGCCGTAAATTCTTCACCAGTCGCAGTAAGCTAAAGATTCACATGCTGAGAGAGGCAGGCGAGAAGGCCCATTGCTGCCCACTGTGTGACTACAGCTCTGTTGAAAGAAATGCCCTCAATCGCCACATGGCAAGCATTCACGAGGAGGTGTCTAACTTTTATACGGACGTCTATACCTGCCCGCTATGCCAGGAGACATTTAAACTGAGTCAAGCCTTGAAGGAGCATATGAAACTACATACAACTGAGCAGACGTTGCTGTTTTGCTTTGACCCTGGATGCAACCAGGCCTTGTCTGACCGCAAGGAATTTCTGCGGCATATGAAAGAGTCCCATGGTATCCAGGCTGTAGAATGCAGGTACCATGCCTGCTCTATGCTCTTTAGGTCTCATGAGGATATGGAGGAGCATCGCAAGAAACATTACGCTTTTCACTGCCAAGAATGTGACTTTGTCTGTTCCAACAAACACCTCTTCCGCAAGCACAAGAAACGTGGACATCCTGGCAAAGAAGAGCTGGTGTGCCGTTTCTGCCCTTTTAAGAGCTTTAACCCTGTAGAATATGCTGACCATGTGGGCAAAATGCATGCCAATGAGAAGATTCACCTCTGTGGGGAATGTGATTTTGCAACTGCACACAAGAGGGTACTAATACGACACAAGTTATTACACACAG GAGAAAAACCTCACAAATGCAGCCAGTGTGACTTCAAGTGTCGGGACTTTAGCTACCTCTCTAAACACATGCTGACTCATTCAACAGACAAGAACTACATGTGTACAGAATGCGGATACATCACCAAGTGGAAGCATTACCTGAACGTACACATGCGTAAACACAGCGGAGATTTCAG GTATCATTGCAATCAGTGTTCGTATCGCTGCCATCGTGCTGACCAACTGAGCAGCCACAAGCTCCGGCACCAGGAAAAAACCCTAATCTGTGAAATCTGTGGGTTTGGATGCAAGCGCAAGAGTGAGCTTCAGAAACATATGCAAATCAAACATTTCCAGAGCTCCCAGGTACCCCTGTACCAGTGTCAGCACTGCAGCTACCAGACAAGATACAAGCAAACCTTGCGTAACCACGAGAATGGCAAGCACACCAAACATCGTGAATTTCGATGTGCCCTCTGCTCTTTCCGCACTTTTAGCAACACTAGCCTGTTCTTTCACAAACGCAAATCACACGGGTACGTACCAGGTGATAAGGAGTGGCTAGCGAGATATGCTAGAAAACAGCAAGAGAACAACTCCAACCTGCTTTTTCCTTACAAAACTGAGGTATCAATGACTCTTAAACAACCTTCCCCTGCTGATCAACAAGCTCGGGAACATAACTGTGAGGCACTAGATAGCCACGGTGAAGAAAATATAGGATCCCAGGCAGCGCAGTGCCTACAGGTGGAAGATCTTCCTGAGCCCTCTGATGATGCCAACATGTCAGTGGCAGAGGAATCCTTATTGGCAGCTATTACACTAGAACCTGTTGAAACTTGCAGTATTGAAATGGAAGACTTCCCAGTGCGACTAGAACTAGCCACAACCAATGAGCTCATGGACAAGGAACCTGCTGTTGAGACAATGGTTACTTGTGAAGATCCTCTTCCAGAGCGAGCGGAAATCCTTTGCTTTTCTGAGACATTGGCTGTTGACGACCATATGACCTGCGGGCAGGAGTTTGAAGAGGAAGCTGACCCTCAAGGTGAAGATCAAGACAAGCTTGAGAATGAAGCATGTGTACCCTCTGTTCAGTATAACACTGAGCCAGTTTTGTGTGAAATAAGTGACCAATGTGAAACACTTCCTGACCAAATGAATGATGGCCTTGAAATCCAGCCTATTGACCTCTCAGTTGAAGTACAGCAGTCCTGGGCAGATGTCATGAAGGGCGGAGTACAGGTGACCATTGTATGTGAGTCAAGTGGACTTAATGAGACCAGCCTTCAGGTAGTAGAACCCCCTGCTGTCTCTCTAGATGAAAGCAGTGATAATAACAGACCTGAATCCATATTGAAAGCTTTAAGAAAGCAAGACAAAGAACAAGCGGAGACACTTGTGCTGGAGGGAAGAGTTCAAATGTTGGTGGTCCAATCTAAAAGTCAGGTTTACCGATGTGAAAAGTGTTCCTACATCACTAAGAAAAAGGCATGCATTGTCCAGCATGCCAAGAATGGTTGCAGAATGCGTAAATCTGCTTTAATGTGCCAGGAATGTGGCGCTAGCTTTAAACAACAAAGAGGGCTCAATACTCATATCCTTAAGAAGTGTCCAATAACGTTAAAGAAGAAAAGAGCTGGGAATAGGGCAACTACCTTATCAAAGACAATGAGCCCCTGTGACAACATCCATCCAGCTGATGACAACGTGAATGCTGTATCTTCCAAGGAAGTTATTTCTAACACCCAGGCATTCTGCTTACCTGAAATATGTTTAGAAGCTTCAGATCCGGTATCTACATATCAAGAGTTGGGGAAAGAacgattaaaagaaaaaaatccagaaacaGAAGGCAATAGGAACCCTTTGGGGATTCAAAGAGACCAGGACAATTCTACTTCTGTGCCAGAGGAAGgacaaaaatacagatttgaaGATGGAAAGTTCAGATGCTTATTTTGCTCTTATTCCTGCTCCAGGGAATGTACCATAAATTGCCACGTAAAAGAAAACTGCCGCATGGTAAAAAAGATATCCTGTGCCCTTTGCCTTACTGTTCTACGTTCAgaaactgcattaaaaaagcaTAATTGCACAAAGCATAACCGcaatttggttaaaaaatatgGTTGTGAAAGCTCTAGAGAAGAAGAGGGTCTAAATACAGAGGAAGAACCAAATGAAAGTGTAGATTCTAATAAAATCTCAATGAAGTCTACCAGCACCTGCAAACTCTCGTGTTCCACTTGCCCCTTTACTTGTAGTCAGGAGCGAGCCATGAGAACACACAAGAAAAAAGGTTGTTTAAAACCAGGGGAGCTCCAATGCCCACTTTGCTCCTTTCGGTGTATGTCAACAGCGGCTCTCAGTCGACATAGAGATCTTCACCAGAAATATTCTCAAAGCAAAGCACAGCTGCAGTGCAAGCTTTGCGATTTCACCTGCAAGCAACCACGATGTTTGAAGCAACATGTACGTATCCGCCATGAAGGAGTTAAACCTCACTGCTGCAAATACTGTGACTTTAGCACCACTCGGCGGTACCGCCTGGAAGCCCATGAGTCCCTTCATACTGGGGTTGGCAGAATCTCTTGCAATTCTTGCAGTCGGACCTTCGGTACAAACTCTAAACTACGACTGCACCAGCGGAGAGTCCACGAAAAGAAACCCACACACTTTTGTAACTTGTGCGATTATAGCGGCTATAGTCAGAATGATATTGCTCGGCATCTATGCAGTTGCCATACTGGAGAACTGGTTTTCCCATGCAATGTGTGCCAGGCAAGCTTTAGCTCTGAGGTAGCACTGAAACAGCACAGCCTGCGGAAACACCAAGAGAAGGAGACATATGAATGTTTGCAGTGTCCGTTTACCTGTCACAGTCAGGCAACACTTCGATGTCATGTTCAGAAACAACACCTACAGTTGGAGTGTACCAACTGCAAAGAGACTTTCTCCCGCCGGCAGGACTTGGAGGAACACCGTAAATCTCACTTTTCCCACCACTGCCTGCAGTGTGAATTTTCTGCTAAGGACCGACAGCACCTGATAAATCATTATGCAGAGGTACATGAGTGCCCAACTCTGCCTGGTGCAGAGGTAGAGGAAGGGCCCTTGCGCTGCCCTTTCTGTTCTTTTTCGTGTCATCATCAACTGGTTTATGACCACCATGTCAAAGGCCATGGGGCCACAAGGGTCTACAAATGTTCAGACTGTGACTACAGCACCAAAAATAAGCAAAAGATCACCTGGCACAGCCGTATTCATACCGGGGAAAAACCTTACAAATGTCACCTATGCACCTATGCCTGTGGAGATCCTTCACGTCTTAAG TACCATATGCGTATTCACAAGGATGAAAAGAACTACCTTTGTCCTGAGTGCGGATACAAGTGCAAGTGGGTCAACCAGCTGAAATATCACATGACAAAACACACAG GTTTGAAGCCATACCAGTGCGAAGAGTGCAACTACTGCACCAACCGAGCTGATGCGCTGCGAATCCACCGGGAGACCCGTCACCGTGAGGTCCGCTCCTTTATCTGCGAGCAGTGCGGCAAGGCATTTAAAACTCGCTTCCTTTTAAAAACTCACCTGAAAAAGCACAGCGAAGACAAGCCGTACGTCTGCAACGTGTGTCAGCGTGGATTCCGCTGGCCAGCAGGACTGCGCCACCACTACCTCACCCACACCAACCAGCAGCCTTTTTTCTGCCAACATTGCTCATATAGAGCCAAACAGAAGTTCCAAGTGGTGAAGCACATACAGCGGCACCATCCCAACCATCCGGATGTGGAGAAGGGTGTTGGGAAGGAGCCATACCTGTTCTCCATCCAGGGACATGACTCTGTGTTTCAGCAGCCTCCAGATTGCCAGGCAGATACAGTCTCCTGA